A window of Pantoea agglomerans contains these coding sequences:
- a CDS encoding methyl-accepting chemotaxis protein: MLRLKNMKVGARLGIAFGIVVVLMVIIGVTTVSKIQSINSGISAIIDDRYVKVRLAFDVRDGVNDQIKYLRGLVIDTAHPDRNIKRYGQLDEATQRTNTAMNRIAAIQVTPIGKKKIKGLIEAGQQFEVAKNALIALIKAGDFEGAGVYALKTMTPAQNAFLEGAEKFANSQDSQLRGEGQSIISAASTAIMITLVCAVLAILASILLGIYLTRSIVRPLKEALGVAERVAAGDLSSKITIDSRDETGVLMRALQQMNDNLLSIVTEVRTGSDTIAVASNQISSGNLDLSTRTEQQASSLEETASAMEQMTSTVKHNADNAREANQLVASTSAVAREGGVVMEQVIEKMEAIALSSKKIVDIISVIDSIAFQTNILSLNAAVEAARAGEQGRGFAVVASEVRNLAQRSASAAKEIKLLIEDSVAKVEEGSRLVSHAGSTIGEVVNSVKSVAGIMSEITIASSEQSTGISEINMAITQMEAVTQQNAALVQEASAASQALQDQAERMAQAMSVFKTGALRPAQ, translated from the coding sequence ATGTTGAGATTGAAAAATATGAAGGTCGGCGCCCGGCTTGGCATCGCCTTCGGTATTGTTGTGGTGCTGATGGTCATCATCGGCGTCACCACCGTTAGCAAAATCCAGAGCATTAACAGCGGCATTTCCGCCATCATCGATGACCGCTATGTCAAAGTCCGCCTCGCCTTCGACGTGCGCGACGGCGTCAACGACCAGATTAAATATCTGCGCGGCCTGGTGATTGATACCGCCCATCCCGACAGAAACATCAAACGCTATGGCCAGCTGGATGAAGCGACCCAGCGCACCAATACCGCGATGAACCGCATCGCCGCTATTCAGGTTACCCCCATCGGCAAAAAGAAAATCAAGGGGCTGATTGAGGCGGGCCAGCAGTTTGAAGTGGCAAAAAACGCGCTGATTGCGCTGATCAAAGCGGGTGATTTTGAAGGCGCAGGCGTTTACGCGCTGAAAACCATGACGCCAGCCCAGAACGCTTTCCTTGAGGGCGCCGAGAAATTTGCTAATTCGCAGGATTCACAGCTGCGCGGCGAAGGCCAGAGCATTATTAGCGCCGCCAGCACGGCGATTATGATTACGCTGGTCTGCGCCGTACTGGCGATCCTCGCCTCGATACTGCTGGGCATTTACCTGACCCGCTCGATTGTGCGTCCGCTGAAGGAGGCGCTCGGCGTGGCCGAACGCGTTGCCGCAGGCGACCTCAGCTCTAAAATCACCATCGACAGCCGCGACGAAACCGGCGTGCTGATGCGCGCGCTGCAGCAGATGAACGATAACCTGCTGAGCATTGTGACCGAAGTGCGCACCGGCTCCGATACCATCGCCGTGGCGTCGAATCAGATCTCCAGCGGCAACCTGGACCTCTCAACCCGCACCGAACAGCAGGCAAGCTCGCTGGAAGAGACCGCCTCGGCGATGGAGCAGATGACCTCTACCGTGAAGCACAACGCCGACAACGCGCGCGAAGCCAATCAGCTGGTGGCAAGCACCTCGGCGGTGGCGCGCGAAGGCGGCGTGGTGATGGAACAGGTGATTGAGAAAATGGAGGCCATTGCGCTGTCGTCGAAGAAAATCGTCGATATCATCAGCGTGATCGACTCTATCGCCTTCCAGACCAATATTCTGTCGCTCAACGCTGCCGTCGAAGCGGCGCGCGCCGGCGAACAGGGACGCGGATTCGCCGTGGTGGCGAGCGAGGTGCGTAATCTGGCGCAGCGCTCGGCATCGGCGGCGAAAGAGATCAAACTGCTGATTGAAGATTCCGTGGCCAAAGTTGAGGAAGGCAGCAGGCTGGTTTCCCATGCCGGATCCACCATCGGTGAAGTGGTGAACAGCGTGAAGAGCGTGGCGGGCATTATGAGCGAAATCACTATTGCCAGCAGCGAGCAGAGCACCGGCATCAGTGAGATCAATATGGCGATTACCCAGATGGAAGCGGTAACGCAGCAGAACGCCGCGCTGGTGCAGGAAGCCTCCGCCGCATCGCAGGCGCTGCAGGATCAGGCCGAGCGTATGGCGCAGGCGATGAGCGTATTTAAAACCGGCGCGCTGCGCCCGGCGCAGTAA
- the lldR gene encoding transcriptional regulator LldR — MSESTSPAAEHLVVRLRRYIEQQKLEPGMRLPAERQLAAELGVSRSSLREALQQLVSSGLLISRRGGGTWLRQQLAPWAEQRIVAPVRALLQDDPDYRYDILEARHAIEASTAWYAAQRATEADKERLRLAFDATLKLKESDDPDLAAQADVRFHLAIAEASHNLVLLQTMRGFFALLQSSVLQSRQRMYSQPAIFARLTEQHQCLLDAILAGEAEAARRAAMDHLGFVHATLKNLHEDEARQARITRLPGNDSF, encoded by the coding sequence ATGAGTGAATCGACATCGCCAGCCGCTGAGCACCTTGTGGTGCGGCTGCGGCGCTATATAGAGCAGCAAAAACTGGAGCCGGGCATGAGGCTGCCCGCCGAGCGCCAGCTCGCCGCTGAGCTGGGCGTGTCGCGCTCTTCGCTGCGCGAAGCGCTACAGCAGCTGGTCAGCAGCGGCTTGCTGATCAGCCGTCGCGGCGGCGGCACCTGGCTGCGCCAGCAGCTGGCCCCCTGGGCAGAGCAGCGCATCGTCGCCCCGGTACGCGCGCTGCTGCAGGACGATCCCGACTACCGCTACGACATTCTCGAAGCGCGCCACGCGATCGAGGCGAGCACCGCCTGGTACGCGGCGCAGCGCGCAACCGAGGCGGATAAGGAGCGGCTGCGGCTCGCCTTCGACGCCACCCTAAAGCTGAAAGAGAGCGACGATCCCGATCTCGCCGCGCAGGCCGACGTGCGCTTTCATCTCGCTATCGCCGAAGCGTCGCACAACCTGGTGCTGCTGCAGACCATGCGCGGCTTCTTTGCGCTGCTGCAGTCCTCGGTGCTGCAAAGCCGCCAGCGTATGTACAGCCAGCCGGCGATTTTCGCCCGTCTCACCGAACAGCATCAGTGCCTGCTCGACGCCATCCTCGCCGGCGAGGCGGAGGCGGCGCGCCGGGCGGCGATGGATCACCTCGGCTTTGTCCACGCCACCCTGAAAAACCTGCATGAAGACGAAGCGCGCCAGGCGCGCATTACGCGTCTGCCAGGCAATGACTCTTTTTAA
- a CDS encoding glycosyltransferase family 2 protein: MTLNNPLISVIVPVYNAENSIIRCVESVLAQQAPRIELILVDDGSTDSSPLILESWADHPQVRIITQRNAGVSSARNAGIAASRGTYLRFVDADDFLPADALSLCLALMNSEVGLIVGESQHFTPQGQPIARAFPTEAQRVLSASDAVNDLLYFHPRHGICDKLFNGELIRAAQLRFNEQIANFEDLLFVMQYLSLLGTRRVICINSVIYHYVESENSATRSSVREKHFSFARSFSEMQRLLSRSNDKFFYFLLLKVSSAYLYKAIASGEFNSAFINEHIRRYREAFKAYLSSGVIVNGWSLYFTLFFCSPRLVSQLRKLAQSAGRGEQL; this comes from the coding sequence GTGACGCTTAACAACCCGTTAATTAGCGTAATTGTGCCGGTATATAATGCCGAAAACTCGATTATTCGCTGCGTTGAAAGCGTGCTGGCGCAGCAGGCGCCGCGCATCGAGCTGATTCTGGTGGATGACGGATCGACCGACAGTTCGCCGCTCATCCTGGAGAGCTGGGCCGACCATCCCCAGGTGCGCATTATCACCCAGCGCAACGCTGGCGTTTCCTCGGCGCGCAACGCCGGTATTGCGGCCTCGCGCGGTACCTATTTGCGCTTTGTCGATGCGGACGATTTCTTGCCCGCCGACGCGTTAAGCCTCTGCCTGGCGCTGATGAATAGCGAGGTCGGCCTGATTGTCGGCGAGTCACAGCACTTTACGCCGCAGGGGCAGCCGATCGCACGCGCCTTTCCGACCGAGGCGCAGCGCGTGCTCAGCGCCAGCGATGCGGTTAACGATCTGCTCTATTTTCATCCGCGCCACGGCATTTGCGACAAGCTGTTTAACGGCGAGCTTATTCGCGCCGCTCAGCTGCGCTTTAATGAACAGATCGCGAACTTCGAGGATCTGCTGTTTGTTATGCAGTATCTCAGCCTGCTCGGCACCCGGCGGGTAATCTGCATCAACAGCGTGATTTATCACTACGTCGAGTCAGAGAACTCGGCGACGCGCTCGTCGGTGCGCGAAAAACATTTCTCCTTCGCCCGTTCATTTAGCGAAATGCAGCGGCTCTTGTCGCGCAGCAACGATAAGTTTTTCTATTTTCTGCTGCTGAAGGTCTCTTCTGCCTATTTATATAAGGCCATCGCCTCCGGCGAATTTAATTCTGCCTTTATTAACGAGCATATTCGACGCTATCGAGAGGCTTTTAAAGCCTATCTCTCTTCAGGCGTTATCGTTAACGGCTGGAGCCTCTACTTCACGCTCTTTTTCTGCTCGCCGCGGCTGGTGTCGCAATTGCGCAAGCTGGCGCAAAGCGCGGGGCGGGGAGAGCAGCTATGA
- a CDS encoding YgiW/YdeI family stress tolerance OB fold protein yields MKKVMTFTLLAVLSLPALAEKGGFEAGATPPPQKKQDAGYKGSEDTGQTHINQIRDFRQDGYVTLEGYILKKLQGDNYQFRDSTGTITIIAPEKTFDGKTFKADEQVRVSGHVKGKGENTVLHVTQIDLP; encoded by the coding sequence ATGAAAAAAGTCATGACGTTTACGCTGTTGGCCGTATTGAGTCTGCCAGCGCTGGCTGAGAAGGGCGGTTTTGAAGCGGGCGCAACGCCGCCGCCGCAGAAAAAGCAGGATGCAGGCTATAAAGGTTCAGAGGATACCGGCCAGACCCATATCAACCAGATCCGCGATTTTCGTCAGGACGGTTACGTCACGCTTGAAGGCTATATTCTGAAGAAGCTGCAGGGCGATAACTACCAGTTCCGCGACAGCACCGGCACCATCACCATTATCGCGCCGGAAAAAACCTTCGACGGCAAAACCTTTAAGGCGGACGAGCAGGTGCGCGTCAGCGGCCACGTAAAAGGTAAAGGCGAGAATACGGTGCTGCACGTCACCCAGATTGACCTGCCGTAA
- a CDS encoding oligosaccharide flippase family protein, with translation MKDKLKNSMWMIAEKIIAVFGLIFVTSFVAKYVGPTTFGIISISLLVFQFLQTVAYMGSDVILLKRLSQNKASGIRLMISASVLIFTLYLALASAGMVIMREEMSSQAQIFIIAAAIGCLFSAIDLVNVFNEAMLNAKLNVIANAIGLTISLTIRFVISYWGADPAWLALPIVLATLIPFVIKLALFRRYEGGLRTPNRKQLKAYSRYMLASGGTLIFSVIAVALYTRLNQFSVSYFLGVKEAGVFSVALTLSGAWVFLPNALLASFYPAFFSERDPKRAIVKIQQLHLLVVGVSALVIAAVALLAPPFIHYFYGPAYQDAVAPTVWLCLGAMFGLLSSVMDRFIIKYNGYAYLVKKTFFVLLICLVSSAVLVPLYGLTGAAFSVILTELLSFTLLNYFFAAQPMFTIHRSFFSPKKIWFLLNDAKTLR, from the coding sequence ATGAAAGACAAACTGAAGAACTCGATGTGGATGATCGCTGAGAAGATTATCGCGGTCTTCGGCCTGATTTTTGTCACCTCGTTTGTAGCGAAATATGTCGGGCCGACCACCTTCGGCATTATTTCTATTTCGCTGCTGGTGTTTCAGTTTTTGCAGACGGTGGCCTACATGGGCAGCGACGTTATCCTGCTGAAGCGGCTGTCGCAAAATAAAGCCTCCGGCATCAGGCTGATGATCTCCGCCTCGGTGCTGATTTTCACGCTCTACCTGGCGCTGGCGTCTGCCGGTATGGTGATTATGCGCGAGGAGATGAGCTCGCAGGCGCAGATCTTTATTATCGCCGCGGCCATCGGCTGCCTCTTTTCCGCCATCGACCTGGTCAACGTTTTCAACGAGGCGATGCTGAATGCGAAGCTGAACGTCATCGCCAATGCCATCGGGTTAACCATCAGCCTGACGATTCGCTTTGTTATTTCATACTGGGGAGCGGATCCCGCCTGGCTGGCGCTGCCGATCGTGCTGGCAACCTTGATTCCCTTCGTGATCAAGCTGGCGCTGTTCCGCCGCTACGAAGGAGGGCTGCGCACGCCGAACCGCAAACAGCTTAAAGCCTATTCGCGCTATATGCTGGCCTCCGGCGGCACGCTTATCTTCTCGGTGATCGCCGTGGCGCTCTATACGCGGCTCAATCAGTTCAGCGTCAGCTATTTTCTCGGCGTAAAAGAGGCGGGCGTCTTTTCCGTGGCCCTGACCCTCTCCGGCGCCTGGGTCTTTTTGCCCAATGCGCTGCTGGCGTCCTTTTATCCGGCCTTTTTCTCGGAGCGCGATCCCAAACGCGCCATCGTAAAAATTCAGCAGCTGCACCTGCTGGTGGTCGGCGTCTCGGCGCTGGTGATCGCCGCGGTCGCGCTGCTGGCGCCACCCTTTATTCACTACTTTTACGGCCCGGCGTACCAGGACGCGGTCGCGCCAACGGTCTGGCTCTGCCTGGGCGCGATGTTCGGCCTGCTGAGCAGCGTTATGGATCGCTTTATTATCAAGTACAACGGTTACGCCTATCTGGTGAAAAAAACCTTTTTCGTGCTGCTGATCTGCCTGGTTTCCTCCGCCGTGCTGGTGCCGCTCTATGGTCTGACCGGTGCGGCCTTTAGCGTTATTTTGACCGAGCTGCTCTCTTTTACGCTGCTGAATTACTTTTTTGCCGCTCAACCGATGTTCACTATTCATCGCTCTTTTTTCAGCCCTAAAAAAATATGGTTTTTATTAAACGACGCCAAAACCCTCAGATAG
- the dbpA gene encoding ATP-dependent RNA helicase DbpA gives MTAFTTLTALPASQIANLADMGYTEMTPVQAATLPAILARRDVRAQAKTGSGKTAAFGIGLLHHIDSSRYVTQALVLCPTRELADQVSNVLRQLARFTRNIKILTLCGGQPMSAQRDSLVHAPHIVVGTPGRILDHLKRETLKLDRLDTLVLDEADRMLEMGFRDDMEAVAALTPASRQTLLFSATWPESIASLSARFQRDALHVATEEVSELPAIEQAFIEASPGEKLPLLQALLAQRQPASCVVFCNTKRECDDIAAALNQQAISALALHGDLEQRDRERVLIRFANGSGRVLVATDVAARGLDIKALAMVVNYQLAWDPEVHVHRIGRTGRAGEQGSAVSFVAADEMARAHALEDFLQQPLSWLPASALKKGARQPLPAAMMTLCIDGGRKAKIRPGDILGALTGDAGFRADQIGKIDITPTHAYVAVAASEAKAALVRLKQGKMKGKSVRAILLQD, from the coding sequence GTGACCGCATTTACTACCCTTACCGCTCTTCCCGCCAGTCAGATCGCCAACCTGGCCGATATGGGCTATACCGAGATGACGCCTGTTCAGGCCGCTACGCTGCCCGCTATCCTGGCGCGGCGCGACGTGCGGGCGCAGGCGAAAACCGGCAGCGGCAAAACGGCGGCGTTCGGCATCGGCCTGCTGCATCATATCGACAGCAGCCGCTACGTTACCCAGGCGCTGGTGCTCTGCCCGACGCGCGAGCTGGCGGACCAGGTCAGCAACGTGCTGCGTCAGCTGGCGCGCTTTACCCGCAATATCAAGATCCTTACCCTGTGCGGCGGCCAGCCCATGAGCGCGCAGCGCGACTCGCTGGTACACGCCCCGCATATCGTGGTCGGCACGCCGGGCCGTATTCTCGATCACCTGAAGCGCGAGACGCTGAAGCTCGATCGGCTCGACACGCTGGTGCTCGACGAGGCGGATCGCATGCTGGAGATGGGATTCCGCGACGATATGGAGGCGGTGGCCGCGCTCACGCCCGCCAGCCGCCAGACGCTGCTCTTCTCCGCCACCTGGCCAGAGAGTATCGCCTCGCTTAGCGCACGCTTTCAGCGCGACGCGCTGCACGTTGCCACCGAAGAGGTAAGCGAGCTGCCCGCTATTGAGCAGGCGTTTATCGAAGCAAGCCCAGGCGAAAAGCTGCCGCTGCTGCAGGCGCTGCTGGCGCAGCGTCAGCCAGCCTCGTGCGTGGTCTTCTGCAACACCAAACGCGAGTGCGACGATATCGCCGCCGCGCTTAACCAGCAGGCTATCAGCGCGCTGGCGCTGCATGGCGATCTGGAGCAGCGCGATCGCGAACGCGTGCTGATCCGCTTCGCCAACGGTAGCGGGCGCGTGCTGGTAGCGACCGACGTGGCGGCGCGCGGCCTGGATATTAAAGCGCTGGCGATGGTGGTGAACTATCAGCTGGCGTGGGATCCCGAAGTGCATGTACACCGCATCGGCCGCACCGGACGCGCCGGCGAACAGGGCAGCGCGGTGAGCTTTGTCGCGGCGGATGAGATGGCGCGCGCCCACGCGCTGGAAGATTTTCTGCAGCAGCCGCTCAGCTGGCTGCCGGCCAGCGCGCTGAAAAAAGGCGCGCGCCAGCCGCTGCCGGCCGCCATGATGACGCTCTGCATCGACGGCGGGCGCAAGGCGAAGATTCGGCCTGGGGATATTCTCGGCGCGCTGACCGGCGACGCGGGCTTCCGCGCCGACCAGATCGGCAAAATCGATATTACCCCGACCCATGCTTATGTCGCCGTAGCGGCGAGCGAAGCCAAAGCGGCGCTGGTCAGGCTGAAGCAGGGAAAAATGAAGGGTAAGAGCGTGCGGGCGATTCTGCTGCAGGATTAA
- the lldD gene encoding FMN-dependent L-lactate dehydrogenase LldD, whose amino-acid sequence MIISAASDYRAAAQRILPPFLFHYIDGGAYSERTLRRNVEDLSDVALRQRVLKNMSELSLETRLFNETLSMPVALAPVGLCGMYARRGEVQAARAAALKGIPFTLSTVSVCPIEEVAPAINRPMWFQLYVLRDRGFMRNALERAKAAGCSTLVFTVDMPTPGARYRDAHSGMSGQHAALRRYWQAATHPQWAWDVGLHGRPHDLGNISTYLGKPTGLEDYIGWLANNFDPSISWRDLEWIREFWDGPMVIKGILDPEDARDAVRFGADGIVVSNHGGRQLDGVLSSARALPAIADAVKGDITLLADSGIRNGLDVVRMIALGADSVLLGRAWLYALATHGQRGVENLLGLVEKEMRVAMTLTGAKSIAEITRDALVDAGASLAYASEAPRPRAVS is encoded by the coding sequence GTGATTATCTCCGCCGCTTCCGATTATCGCGCCGCCGCGCAGCGTATTTTACCGCCGTTTCTTTTCCACTATATCGACGGCGGCGCCTACAGCGAGCGCACCCTGCGGCGCAACGTCGAGGATCTCTCCGACGTGGCGCTGCGCCAGCGCGTGCTGAAGAATATGTCCGAGCTAAGCCTGGAAACCCGCCTGTTCAACGAAACGTTATCGATGCCGGTGGCGCTGGCGCCGGTTGGGCTATGCGGAATGTATGCGCGTCGCGGCGAGGTGCAGGCGGCGCGTGCCGCGGCGCTCAAAGGGATCCCTTTTACCCTGTCGACAGTGTCGGTCTGTCCGATTGAAGAGGTGGCGCCCGCCATCAACCGCCCGATGTGGTTCCAGCTCTACGTGCTGCGCGACCGCGGCTTTATGCGCAACGCGCTGGAGCGCGCCAAAGCCGCAGGCTGCTCGACGCTGGTGTTTACCGTCGATATGCCAACGCCCGGCGCGCGCTATCGCGATGCGCACTCCGGCATGAGCGGGCAGCACGCCGCGCTGCGTCGCTACTGGCAGGCGGCGACCCACCCGCAGTGGGCATGGGATGTCGGCCTGCACGGCCGCCCGCACGATCTCGGTAATATTTCCACCTACCTCGGCAAGCCGACCGGGCTGGAAGATTATATTGGCTGGCTGGCGAACAACTTCGATCCCTCGATCTCCTGGCGCGATCTGGAGTGGATCCGCGAATTCTGGGACGGCCCGATGGTGATCAAAGGCATTCTCGATCCTGAGGATGCGCGCGACGCGGTGCGTTTCGGCGCGGACGGCATCGTGGTGTCGAACCACGGCGGCCGCCAGCTGGACGGCGTGCTCTCCTCGGCGCGCGCGCTGCCCGCCATCGCCGATGCGGTGAAAGGCGACATTACTCTTCTCGCCGACAGCGGCATTCGCAACGGGCTGGACGTGGTGCGCATGATCGCGCTGGGCGCCGACAGCGTGCTGCTGGGGCGCGCCTGGCTCTACGCGCTGGCGACCCACGGCCAGCGCGGCGTGGAAAACCTGCTTGGGCTGGTGGAAAAAGAGATGCGCGTGGCGATGACCCTGACC
- a CDS encoding chemotaxis protein: MDNFQKEIDERANLALSNRFELLLFRLGTDQARGKSELFGINVFKLREIVPMQPITRAAGMRSPLLGMTNIRGQFIPVIDLPAVAGCTPETGLNLLLVTEYARNTQAFAVESVDNIVRLDWSQVHTAEKGIGGRNITSIACLDDEKGSNSLAMVLDVEQILYDVIPSVRGNEPTPETVRSFKIKPGAVAIVAEDSKVARQLLEQGLKSMGIPALMHNTGLEAWLKIKEMNEAAQAAGESIHDKIALVLTDLEMPEMDGFTLTRNIKREASLKDIPVVIHSSLSGSANEDHVRKVGADGYVAKFEINELSAVIHSVLEKAP, encoded by the coding sequence ATGGATAATTTTCAAAAAGAGATAGATGAAAGAGCGAATCTGGCGTTATCGAACCGCTTTGAACTGCTGCTGTTCCGTCTGGGCACCGATCAGGCCAGGGGGAAATCGGAGCTGTTCGGCATTAACGTCTTCAAGCTGCGGGAAATTGTGCCGATGCAGCCGATTACCCGCGCGGCCGGCATGCGTTCGCCGCTGCTGGGCATGACCAATATTCGCGGCCAGTTTATTCCGGTGATCGACCTGCCGGCGGTGGCGGGCTGCACGCCGGAAACCGGGTTGAATCTGCTGCTGGTTACCGAGTATGCGCGTAATACCCAGGCTTTTGCCGTGGAGTCGGTGGATAACATCGTGCGCCTCGACTGGAGCCAGGTGCATACCGCTGAGAAAGGCATCGGCGGCCGCAATATCACCAGCATCGCCTGCCTCGACGATGAAAAGGGCAGCAACAGCCTGGCGATGGTGCTCGACGTCGAGCAGATCCTCTATGACGTGATCCCTTCGGTGCGCGGCAACGAGCCGACGCCGGAAACGGTGCGCAGCTTTAAGATCAAGCCTGGCGCGGTGGCTATCGTTGCGGAAGATTCGAAAGTGGCGCGTCAGCTGCTGGAGCAGGGCCTGAAGAGCATGGGCATTCCCGCGCTGATGCACAACACCGGCCTGGAAGCCTGGCTGAAGATTAAAGAGATGAACGAAGCGGCGCAGGCGGCGGGCGAATCGATCCACGACAAGATCGCACTGGTGCTGACCGATCTTGAGATGCCGGAGATGGACGGCTTTACCCTGACGCGCAATATCAAGCGTGAGGCGTCGCTGAAGGACATTCCGGTGGTGATTCACTCCTCGCTCTCCGGCAGCGCCAACGAAGATCACGTGCGCAAAGTGGGCGCCGACGGCTACGTCGCCAAATTCGAAATCAACGAACTCTCCGCTGTGATCCACAGCGTGCTGGAAAAAGCCCCCTGA
- a CDS encoding glycosyltransferase family 2 protein, with translation MIPTPKFSIIIPAWNAQKTLRRTLISVLQQTCDDYEVIVVNDGSTDGTAALLEEFSYQPTIRVINQPNGGVSAARNRALKQAQGDFIIFLDADDWVEDSFLASFQQSLDNSRGRPVDLIVGNLVDDRIGTLRKYGYFAAQEMPYLLGELEMSDNIGYLHNKCYSRRVIEVNNLYFLEGISMSEDLLFNLNYFYNVSNCLVIDSAAYHYENVMDSLSKKRVQYNELKERKQFLTGLYDTIMQKYMHRDLDYFLKGVSKRVLALDMQIVTSMYHDAFTHNEISREINEIKRGKYSKGIFILLNRNEKLKYIIMNLNSFAAYYCLYALYKARAF, from the coding sequence ATGATTCCAACACCAAAGTTCAGCATTATTATTCCCGCGTGGAATGCGCAAAAAACATTGAGAAGAACCCTGATCAGTGTATTGCAGCAAACCTGCGATGATTACGAGGTGATAGTGGTTAATGACGGCAGCACCGACGGCACCGCCGCGTTGCTGGAGGAGTTTAGCTATCAGCCCACGATTCGCGTAATCAACCAGCCGAATGGCGGCGTCAGCGCGGCGCGCAATCGCGCGTTAAAGCAGGCGCAAGGGGATTTTATTATTTTCCTCGACGCCGATGACTGGGTAGAGGATTCATTTCTTGCCAGTTTTCAGCAGTCGCTGGATAACAGTCGCGGCAGGCCGGTAGATTTAATTGTCGGCAACCTGGTGGACGACCGCATCGGCACCCTCCGCAAATATGGTTATTTCGCGGCGCAGGAGATGCCTTATCTGCTGGGCGAGCTGGAGATGAGCGATAATATCGGCTATCTGCATAATAAGTGTTACAGCCGGCGCGTCATTGAGGTGAACAATCTCTATTTCCTGGAGGGGATCTCCATGAGTGAAGATCTGCTGTTCAACCTCAACTATTTCTACAACGTCAGCAACTGTCTGGTGATCGACAGCGCCGCCTATCATTACGAAAACGTTATGGATTCGCTGTCAAAGAAGCGCGTGCAGTACAACGAGCTAAAAGAGCGCAAACAGTTTCTGACCGGGCTGTATGACACCATTATGCAAAAGTATATGCATCGCGATCTCGACTACTTTCTTAAAGGGGTGTCGAAGCGGGTGCTGGCGCTCGATATGCAGATCGTAACCTCGATGTACCACGACGCCTTTACGCATAATGAAATTTCGCGGGAAATTAACGAGATAAAACGCGGAAAATATTCGAAAGGGATTTTTATCCTGCTGAACCGCAACGAAAAGCTGAAGTATATTATTATGAATTTAAATAGCTTTGCGGCTTACTACTGTCTTTACGCCCTCTATAAGGCGCGTGCTTTTTAA